CGGCCAAAGATTGACCGCTTCGAATTCTTTTACGCGCTGCGCAATGCCGTATTGATGCAGCAACTCTTGCAACGCTTGACCGAGGGCTTTGGCCATTACTTGCTACCCTAATCGTTCTTCCGCTCAGCGAGTTTACAAGGATTCGAGAATCAACCGGAGAATAAGATTCTGCAAGCCCTTGTTTGTGCGACGCCAGATCCTTCATGCTGTTCGAGGAGTCTCATGCCCAAGCATCAGAATCAGCCCGTCTGAAATCGCTGGCGCTTTCAATTCAGCGCCTAATATAAACATTTTCTCTCAAAATCTCAATGCCAATTCTCATAAAAACAAGATGATTCCTTTTTGTCATTTCTGTTTTTTTTCTTCAGTTATCTCCAAAAGCACTTTGACGCTGTTGTGCGCCAGCGTCTTACTGACAAATCCGATGGCGCCGGCGGTGGCGGCGACCTTCGCGAGCAGCGCCTCTTCGGAAGCCATTGCTTCCGGAGGATCGCCCTCGCCGGACAGCATTTTTTTCAACCAAATGGACTTCATGCGCGACGGGCTTCTTCCCAGATAATTATAAAAAATCGTTTTCACCCCGCTCTGCGGCTTGAGATCAAACACAATAATGGGCTGTCCGTCGCTCCATTTTTTAATATCACGCGCATAGAAATCCAACAACACGGATTTTTTAATGGAATCCAGAGGCACTGATTTATGCGCAATGACGGCCACCTGGCCGCTGGCGTTCGCCGTCCACGCCAACAAAAACAGAATTGTCACAAACGTTATTTTCATATTCGTTTCGCCGGTTCAGACGCTTGTTTTCATTCAAAAGAAAACCGAGACAGCGGCGCTAACAATAGTGAATTTATCCTGGATGGTGATGACGGCGTCTTGCGCAACGAATTGAATCGTGCCGTGGTCGCGTACTCGTGCCCACTGGCTCTTCAAACGAATTCTATCATTCAAATCATATGCGAGGCCGAGCGTCGCTATGTAAATGTTTTCATCTTCGATCGTTTCCGCGCCGGGAACCAAGAAAGCATTATGCCCGTTCGTTTTCCAATAACTGGCATAACCCAGCAGAGTATTGCCGAAATTGTAGCCCAACGTGGCATAGTAGAAATTCAGGTCCAATTCCAGTTCCGGTATGCCGGTGTTCACGTCCAGGAAGATGAATTCACTTTCATAGGAAAAGCGCGCGAGGTTGAAGGATAAGTCACCTCCGAAACGCGTAATGGGAAGGCCGCGCAGATCCGACGGTGGGCGGCGCAAGACGGACGCCAACCGCACAAATTGAGCGGTCTTTTCATAGGTTCCCGAAAGGCCAAGCTTCAATTCGCGATACCGAATTCCCCAGCGGCCGCCCACCGTGAAAGCGATCGTGGTATCGATGCCGGTTTGTCCTCGTTGCGGATCTCGATTGATATCGGGGGCGTTGCCCAGATAAACGGCATAATCGAGCTTCGTTTGGCCGGCGGGAAAAAAACCGTAAGCCTGGGCAAATGCGCGCGCCGGCACAAAATCCTCCAGGGGAAAAAACTCGCCAAACGAGGTTTCATATACCAGCGGTCGGATGATGTAGGGCAGCAGGGGCGTGCGATTTTTTATTTCATTGAGATTGTTGAAGGCCGGTATTTGCAGGCCGAGCTTGAGATTGAATCGCATGTCGGCGCTGTATTTCACCCATGCCTCCTCCAAATTGAATGCGCCCCAATGCCGGCCGGAAGAAAAAGTGTTCAGCGCTTCGAAATTAACAAACGCGGTCCAGTTTTCACTGATATCCTTTTGGAAAAAGAGATTGAGTTGCTGCAAACCAAAGGAATTTTGCTCCGGATGAGCGGTGAACGCGGTCCAGTGTTGCAGCGAATTCTGGAAATAGCCAAAAACTCTCAAGGGCGTGCCCTCGCGCTGGGCAAACGACGCAGAAAACGGAACACACACAAGGCAGAAAACCGCCATCGCGCGGAACCGGCTGAGGGCTGTTCCGCTTGTTTTGTAGGGTGAGAGATTATGAGATTTCATCGGCTCTTGTCGTGAAGCTGCCAGGGTTTCATCCGTCCGGTTTTTGTCAACCAACAACATTGCGATTTTATTTTTGAATGTCCAGTCTTATCACCTGTGAAAGCCGCAGCGGGTGTGACGCATGTTGCGGTTAGTTCGTCTTCGGCAACTGCTCTTTCAAATTTTCCGGAAGATATTGGCGCGCCAGAACCAATACGCCCGTGGGACCAGCTTCAACCCATTTGCGCAAATTCCGGTCATCACCTTTGGCCTCTTGCGCCAGCCAAAGTGCAACGGTTAAGGCGCCCCATTTTTGATCGAAAGCCCCGCTGGACAGGCCGGTTAGCAACGTCTCTGCTTCTGTTTCGCCGGCATGCTGCAACGCTGAAAGTCGTTCCACAAATATCGGTTGCAGCCGCTGCAGCGTTTCCTGGGCATGCGGCGATAACTCGCCTTTTCCGCGCAGCCATTTGCCGGAAAGCGAGCGATAGTTGCCCAGGCCTTCCGTGAGGCATTCCCACAACGCATATTCAAACGGGGAAGCAAGTTCCAATCCCCGCTTTTTGCGCCAGGCTTTGTGCAGCACATGCGTCAATTCGTGTGCAAAGAACCGGTCAATTCTGTCATGATTGTTTTCATCCGAGGCCGGACCGTAGTAGCGGTACAGCTTGTTTAGATCGAAACAAATCTTCAACGCCGGAGAAAGGAAAGCATCTTCGCCTCCTTGATTGCCCAGCAAAATGATGAGGGTGTCCGGCGGCGTGATGCCGGGGAACGGCATGCGCAGCGAGTCGATCAGCGCCGGCCAGGTCAAGGCTTTCTGTCGAATCAAATCAGCCCAGAGACTTTCGTCCGGCGTTAATCTTTGCGGCGTTACAGCAATGTTCGAAAGCCTCTCTTTCGGGTGCCGCGCGTGAATGGCCTCGCGCCAGGCAGAGGTTGCCAGCCCTTCCTGCGTAATTCCGAATTCGACGATGAGCACACCCCGAGGCGAGATGTTTTGAGAGGTTTGACAGCCCCCCGTTGGCGTAAAGGCCGTGTGAAAAAGAACGCCTGCTGTCAGGCAAAGGATGGCAAGCATGCGAAGCAGCATATCGATCAGGATGAATAATTAAAGGCGCCGGTTAGATTGTTGGATTGCCGGCCCTTGGAATTTTATTCGACTTTAAGAACGCCGCAGGAGTTATCGCATAATTTGCCCGAAGCCAATGTCGTGGTCATCCAAATCCTGCACCCCGAATTCTTTCACGCCGTAATCCTTCATGCCCAAGCCATAATCGATTTGGGCGCCGCGCTGCAGAAACTCCTGATAAATGGCTTCCACGTCATCGACCCACAAATAAACGTTCCACATTTTGTCGACGACTTGCCAATGCGGAACTATTTTGTGTTGTGCCGGCGCCTGGCTCAGCATGATCGTATGCCCGTCGCGGCGAACCATGCAGAAGTTCGCCGGTTCACCCCAAAACCTCTCATAGGCGAATCCCAATTTATCGCGGTAGTAATTCGCCGCGGCCACGACATCTTTGACCAGCAACACCGGCGCAAGCGCCACAATTTTGCTCATATCTTCTCCCATGTTCATCTTTTAGATTGTAGTTAATCCTGCATTGGGTGATTCATGATCAAGGCTAAAAATCTGCGCAAAAAACGCCGGCGCAGTTGTTTGCCTGAGGTTATTCTGCCGGCCAGACGTTGGCGGTGGCCAGTTCCAAAGAATTGCCGTCGGGATCGCGAAAGTAGATCGAGTATCCGCCCTCCGGCCAGCGGATTTCGGTTTCGATTTCGACGCCGCAGCTTTGCAAATGCTGACGCCACGCCTCCATTTCCTCTTCCCTGACCCGAAAGGCCATATGCCCGGGGCCATGCGCGCCATGCGTGGGCACGGAAGATGTCTTGATAGCCGTAGCCTCGGCGCGAAACAGCAACAACACACTCTCGCCGCAGTAGTAGAACACATGGCGTTCCGGCTGTTTGCTAATGCGCCGCAAACCGAGCACAGTTGCATAAAACGCCTCGGCGCGTTCAATATTGCTTACATACAAGGCGGTTTCGAGGATGCCGAGAGGTTGCATGGCAAAATTTCTCATGCCGCTATTTTCACCGGCCGGCGATTGCCGTACTCGTCGTACTTGCCTTCCCACACCAGCTCGGTCTTCATCTTCGCCAGCGGGTGGGGATTGTCGGGTCCCCAGGCTTGAGATGTCGCTTTTTGCATCTGGGATTTGTTGTTGCTTTCGGGCATTGGGGTTCCTGTGTCGACGGTGGTTCAGTTGTGAGTCAGGTCTGACAGAAATTCAGGTACAAACAGTCGGTTCTTGCAGAGAAATTAGTGCGACTCTCGTGCCCCAGGTTGCTTTTAGAGCAAAATGAATTTTTCAACGAGGCTTTGGTCTTTGGAAAAATAGCTGATGAAAATTCGAGGTTTTTCTGGCATGAAATTAACCCCATTACGTTTCAGTAGATGGCAATAACTCACGCGGAAACAGGTCACGTATAAAGACCGCAATCTTTTTGATCGCCTTGATAGCGAGCCGAGCTTCTTCCGCAGTCGCTTCTTCTCCAGGGTATCGAAATCGCACTGAATAATGAAAACAGACCAAATCCGGCAACGGTTTTTTACGGCGCCGGGATAGGTGCAGGGCGCCGGCAAAATCATCTTCCGCTTTCTTGAGCCATTCCCTGACTTCAGCCGCTTCGCGCATAAAGCACGATCCCCTTTTCCATAATTTCGTGAACGAATGGATCGACGCGGCGCAGCGACCTTTGAATTTCCTGAGGATTTCTGACTACGATGTCCAAGGGCAAGCGACGGGGCCGCAAGAGCCGGGAAATCTTCCGGTTTCTCTCCGCCGCCGGCAAATCTGTTTCCATGATCACCAGAAGGTCCACGTCACTGTCCGGTGTGGCATTCCCATAGGCATGAGAGCCAAAAAGAATAATTTTCTCCGGAACAAATGCCGCAACGATCCTTTCGACAATACTAGCAATCTCTGCCGGAAGCTTTTGGGCGGTATTTTCCATACTTGTGTGCAGAAAATTTGTGAAACTTTAGATGCTTTAAAATAGCTCAATGGAATGGAAATTTTGTTTCAGTATGTATGGAATGTCTCCGAAAGAACGCTGTATTTGCGTTCATATTTTTCCAGGTCATCTTTGAGCGCGTGAATCCCGGCAATAATTTCTTGTAGCGTCATGAATGTACTCCTTGCTCTATGAAGATTGCAGCGCCGCAGGCCCGGCGCCAGCAGCGCTTCTTTAGCAAAATTTTTCAAAAACTGCAAATGCTTTTGATTCCAGCCCTGGCAGCGGATAATGAATAATCCGGCAATGCTTTTCGGAGAGGCAAAATAACCAATTCGCCTCTCCCCTCCAAACGAAAACTCTTGCTTGGCAACCGCGCAGGCCTTATCATTTCAGCAAATTCAACCGCAACAATTTGTGAAAGACGTGCGTGTCATGCAGCATTTCATCAATAAAAAAAATTGCCGCTGGAGAGCAGGCGAGCGGCGCAGCCGCGCTGGAAAACCTCTCGTTTTCTGGCTGGCGCTCGGCGTTTCCGCCTGTTCGATTCACACGCCGGAGATGAAATTTACCGGCGAAAAAACCGCGCTCGAAAATCAAATTCTCGGCACCTACAATCAAGTCAAGGAAGACGTGTGGATGGTGGCCTCGGTGCGCGCCGCGAATCCCGACAGCCAGATTACGATTTCCGATGAAAAGCGCACCGTGCTGAATGCGATTCAAAATCGCGAATTCAACAAAGATGATGTGGAAGAATTCATGCGCGAGGGCTTGGTGGGCGAGAATGCCCGCGGCTATCTCGAAATCCGTGATCCGCAAAAACTGGCGGCAGACGCCGAGCGCCAGCGTCTGGTCGAGAAAATCGTCGCCGAGGAAAATCGCGACCGGCAAATCATCATGCAGCGCATCATCGACATCAATCCCAGCATCGAATCCTCTGATTTGGCGGAGGTGGAAAAGGCCTTTGCCAATGTGAATCGTGAAAACGCCAAGCCGGGCGCATGGGTTCAATTGCCGGGCGGCGAGTGGGTGAAAAAGGCAAAACCCTGACCGCCTGCCGTATTGCGAAGATTTCGCTTGCTAGTCTGCGAATTCTTGGTTAGGATAAAACTCATTTTTGAAAATAACCACATTGAGGATGGCTCGCCCATGCGTTGGACAATTTTAATAATGTTGCTCACATTGCCGGTTTACGCCGCTGCGCCCGACAGCGCTGCCACAACCCATACCCCCGCTGAACTTAATGCGATTCGCAATGAGCTGGCGTGTTATTGCGGCTGCGGCATGACGGTGCAAGGTTGCCTGGGCGGCATGGTGTGCAGCGAATCGCGCACGCTCAGCCAGGAAGTGATCCAACTCTCCAGCGCCGGCAAAAGCCGGCCGGAAATTTTGCAGGCCATGGTCGCCAAGTATGGCGAACGCATTTTGGCAGCGCCCACCAAAGAGGGTTTCAATTTGGTGGTTTGGGGCGGGCCGTTTGTGGCGCTGTTGTTCGGCGTGGGAATTATTGCATGGCTCGTTTTGCGGTGGCGGCGTACCAGCCCGGCGGCAGCCCGGTCCGTGAACGCGCCGGCGCCCGGCCAGTCCGACGGTTATGGCGATCGTTTCGAACAAGAATTCCGGCAATCCGGCCAATAAATAAAAACACGAAAAGAAAGTGGTGTTTTATGGTTGAATTCATCGGCATCGTGCTGGTCATCGCGACCGCGCTGTTTGTGGGTTATCCCTTATGGCAAAAATCTGCGCGCGCGGCAAATTTCAAAAGCAATCATCAAGCGGAAGATTGGCAGGCGCGCA
The genomic region above belongs to Cytophagia bacterium CHB2 and contains:
- a CDS encoding bleomycin resistance protein, with protein sequence MGEDMSKIVALAPVLLVKDVVAAANYYRDKLGFAYERFWGEPANFCMVRRDGHTIMLSQAPAQHKIVPHWQVVDKMWNVYLWVDDVEAIYQEFLQRGAQIDYGLGMKDYGVKEFGVQDLDDHDIGFGQIMR
- a CDS encoding glyoxalase/bleomycin resistance/extradiol dioxygenase family protein, coding for MQPLGILETALYVSNIERAEAFYATVLGLRRISKQPERHVFYYCGESVLLLFRAEATAIKTSSVPTHGAHGPGHMAFRVREEEMEAWRQHLQSCGVEIETEIRWPEGGYSIYFRDPDGNSLELATANVWPAE
- a CDS encoding nucleotidyltransferase domain-containing protein; the protein is MENTAQKLPAEIASIVERIVAAFVPEKIILFGSHAYGNATPDSDVDLLVIMETDLPAAERNRKISRLLRPRRLPLDIVVRNPQEIQRSLRRVDPFVHEIMEKGIVLYARSG
- a CDS encoding DUF1318 domain-containing protein; protein product: MATAQALSFQQIQPQQFVKDVRVMQHFINKKNCRWRAGERRSRAGKPLVFWLALGVSACSIHTPEMKFTGEKTALENQILGTYNQVKEDVWMVASVRAANPDSQITISDEKRTVLNAIQNREFNKDDVEEFMREGLVGENARGYLEIRDPQKLAADAERQRLVEKIVAEENRDRQIIMQRIIDINPSIESSDLAEVEKAFANVNRENAKPGAWVQLPGGEWVKKAKP
- a CDS encoding cytochrome c-type biogenesis protein CcmH; the encoded protein is MRWTILIMLLTLPVYAAAPDSAATTHTPAELNAIRNELACYCGCGMTVQGCLGGMVCSESRTLSQEVIQLSSAGKSRPEILQAMVAKYGERILAAPTKEGFNLVVWGGPFVALLFGVGIIAWLVLRWRRTSPAAARSVNAPAPGQSDGYGDRFEQEFRQSGQ